Proteins encoded within one genomic window of Thermogemmata fonticola:
- the fusA gene encoding elongation factor G — MLKLDKVRNIGIMAHVDAGKTTTTERILYYSGTKHKVGDVDTGDTTTDFDPLEKQKGITINSAAVSVEWGDHTINIIDTPGHVDFTAEVERSLRVLDGAVGVFCAVGGVEVQSETVWRQANKYKVPRIAYVNKLDRMGADFWGCVRQIEEKLLTKPAVVTIPAGQDSAFEGLIDLIEMKFITRDENDVTKRNFFVHPIPDKYRAEAEKAREQLLDVVSAACDEITELVLEGKPVPAELIRKALRRGTLSGQFTPIHCGSSKLFQGVQQLLDLIVDCLPSPVDRPPVEGINPKTKEVEYRRPDASEPFTALAFKTVAESTGDLVYIRIYSGEMKPGATYLNTTLNKSERVVRFYRMMGDKRIELESAGPGDIVAAIGLKQTATGHTLCDPESPIALESITFPKPVVSAALSFARTLDSGKVGEALSRLVRDDPTLKAHTDEETKETILSGMGELHLEISLEKLRRSLNLPQGDPQVQLGKPRVAYRQTFAKEVDLEYRYIKQTGGRGKYAVINVRYKPLSAEDIADRIREIEQRNDPKIKPDPNNIYFVNSITQGVIPKEYIPSVEEGLRDAAKRGYKYPFPFVDLEFELHFGKYHPVDSSQDAFYLCALEAFRDAEEKAGIVLLEPIMKVVVVCPKQYQGAISGDISRRRGMIEETSEDKGIAQVVAKIPLANLFGYTNDLRGATGGTASFSMEFSHYAPVPIELADLPKKDDKKK, encoded by the coding sequence ATGCTGAAACTTGACAAAGTACGCAACATTGGCATCATGGCTCACGTGGACGCAGGGAAAACTACGACCACGGAGCGCATTCTGTATTACAGCGGAACCAAGCATAAGGTTGGCGATGTCGATACAGGGGATACCACCACCGACTTCGATCCGCTGGAGAAGCAGAAAGGGATCACGATCAATTCGGCGGCTGTTTCCGTGGAGTGGGGTGATCACACCATCAATATCATCGATACTCCCGGTCACGTTGATTTTACCGCAGAAGTGGAGCGTTCCCTGCGCGTCCTCGATGGAGCGGTCGGTGTATTCTGCGCTGTGGGGGGCGTGGAGGTTCAGTCGGAGACGGTCTGGCGGCAGGCCAACAAATATAAAGTGCCCCGGATTGCCTACGTCAACAAGCTGGATCGGATGGGGGCGGACTTCTGGGGATGTGTGCGCCAAATCGAAGAGAAGCTGCTCACCAAGCCTGCCGTGGTCACCATTCCGGCGGGTCAGGATTCCGCCTTCGAGGGGTTGATTGATCTGATCGAAATGAAGTTCATCACGCGCGACGAAAACGACGTCACGAAGCGCAACTTCTTTGTCCACCCCATACCGGACAAGTATCGAGCCGAGGCAGAAAAAGCCCGCGAGCAACTGCTCGATGTCGTCTCGGCGGCCTGTGACGAAATCACCGAGTTGGTTCTGGAGGGTAAGCCCGTACCCGCCGAATTGATCCGTAAAGCATTACGGCGGGGTACTCTCAGCGGCCAGTTTACTCCTATCCACTGCGGTTCGTCCAAGCTCTTCCAAGGCGTGCAGCAATTGCTGGACTTGATCGTCGATTGTTTGCCCAGTCCCGTGGATCGTCCTCCGGTGGAAGGGATCAATCCAAAGACCAAGGAAGTGGAATATCGCCGTCCGGATGCCTCGGAGCCATTTACGGCGCTGGCCTTCAAAACGGTCGCGGAGTCCACGGGCGACCTCGTTTATATTCGGATTTATTCCGGTGAGATGAAACCGGGTGCTACCTACCTGAATACCACCTTGAACAAATCCGAACGGGTGGTCCGCTTCTATCGCATGATGGGAGATAAACGGATCGAGCTGGAATCGGCAGGGCCGGGAGATATTGTCGCCGCGATTGGTCTAAAACAAACGGCGACGGGGCATACCCTCTGCGATCCCGAGTCACCAATTGCCTTGGAATCGATCACCTTCCCCAAGCCGGTGGTGTCTGCCGCTTTGTCCTTCGCGCGGACCTTAGACAGCGGCAAGGTGGGCGAAGCCCTGTCCCGTTTGGTGCGCGATGATCCGACCCTCAAGGCCCATACCGATGAGGAAACGAAAGAAACCATTCTCAGCGGCATGGGGGAATTGCACCTGGAAATCAGTCTGGAGAAACTGCGTCGTTCTCTGAACTTGCCGCAGGGAGACCCCCAAGTGCAGTTGGGTAAGCCCCGTGTGGCCTATCGCCAGACCTTCGCCAAGGAGGTCGATCTGGAGTACCGCTACATCAAACAGACGGGTGGGCGCGGGAAGTATGCTGTCATCAATGTACGGTATAAGCCCCTCTCGGCGGAGGATATTGCAGACCGCATTCGGGAGATCGAGCAACGGAATGATCCGAAAATCAAACCCGACCCCAACAATATCTACTTCGTTAATTCCATCACTCAAGGGGTGATTCCGAAGGAATATATTCCTTCGGTGGAGGAAGGACTCCGTGATGCCGCCAAGCGGGGATACAAGTACCCCTTCCCCTTTGTGGACCTGGAATTTGAGCTGCACTTCGGTAAGTACCATCCTGTGGATTCGTCGCAGGATGCCTTCTATCTGTGCGCTCTAGAGGCCTTCCGGGACGCCGAGGAAAAGGCCGGCATTGTATTGCTGGAGCCGATCATGAAGGTGGTCGTGGTTTGCCCCAAGCAATATCAGGGTGCTATCAGCGGTGACATCAGCCGCCGCCGGGGTATGATCGAGGAAACCAGCGAAGACAAGGGAATCGCTCAGGTGGTTGCCAAGATTCCCTTAGCCAACCTGTTTGGGTATACTAATGATTTGCGGGGTGCCACGGGTGGTACAGCGAGCTTCTCGATGGAATTCAGCCATTATGCCCCGGTACCGATCGAGCTGGCGGACCTGCCCAAGAAGGATGACAAAAAGAAGTAA
- the prfA gene encoding peptide chain release factor 1, with amino-acid sequence MHTALDEKLARYRELEQQWYDPATAADPVRAAAVARERGALAKIVEPYLELQKLDAAIQEAQTLADQEEDAELRALAEEELAALRQRREKIWQRLEEELLIDPAEDFSRVIMEIRAGEGGDEAALFAGDLYGMYIRYARSKGWTVEDIAHQPGDAGGFKEVIFAIEGENVYRYLRHESGGHRVQRVPATETMGRIHTSLATVAVLPEPDEVQVVIKPEDIEWERMRAGGAGGQHVNKTESAVRIWYKKGTPEELEVKCQDERSQHKNYERAMRILRTRLFQRQQQKLQQERADLRRVQVGSGERGSKIRTYHFKESRVTDHRIGLTIYKLDEILGGNLDLIIEPLREHWKRQKLASLGA; translated from the coding sequence ATGCACACAGCACTGGATGAGAAACTGGCCCGCTACCGTGAGCTGGAGCAACAGTGGTACGATCCAGCCACAGCAGCAGATCCCGTACGCGCAGCCGCCGTTGCACGAGAGCGCGGCGCGTTGGCTAAAATTGTGGAGCCGTATTTGGAACTGCAAAAGCTGGACGCAGCCATTCAGGAAGCCCAAACCTTGGCTGATCAGGAGGAAGATGCCGAGCTTCGCGCCTTGGCTGAAGAAGAACTGGCTGCTTTGCGGCAACGGCGGGAGAAGATCTGGCAGCGTTTGGAAGAAGAATTGTTGATTGATCCGGCCGAAGATTTCTCGCGAGTGATCATGGAGATTCGCGCCGGCGAAGGAGGCGATGAAGCGGCCCTGTTTGCCGGTGATCTATACGGCATGTACATTCGCTATGCCCGTTCCAAAGGCTGGACCGTTGAGGATATTGCTCACCAGCCGGGGGATGCAGGTGGGTTCAAGGAAGTGATCTTTGCTATCGAAGGGGAGAACGTTTACCGTTATCTGCGGCACGAATCCGGCGGGCATCGGGTGCAAAGGGTTCCGGCTACGGAGACGATGGGTCGGATTCATACCTCCTTAGCCACTGTGGCTGTGCTGCCGGAGCCTGATGAAGTTCAGGTGGTGATCAAGCCCGAGGACATAGAATGGGAACGAATGCGTGCTGGCGGCGCAGGCGGACAACATGTCAACAAAACCGAATCGGCTGTCCGGATCTGGTATAAGAAAGGGACGCCAGAAGAGCTGGAAGTGAAATGCCAGGATGAACGAAGCCAGCACAAAAACTACGAGCGGGCCATGCGCATTTTGCGGACCCGCCTCTTCCAACGCCAGCAGCAGAAACTCCAGCAGGAGCGCGCCGATCTGAGGCGAGTCCAAGTCGGCAGTGGAGAGCGCGGCTCGAAGATCCGCACCTATCACTTCAAGGAAAGTCGCGTGACCGATCACCGTATCGGCTTGACCATTTACAAGCTCGACGAGATACTCGGTGGCAATCTGGACTTGATTATTGAGCCTCTACGCGAACACTGGAAGCGGCAAAAGTTGGCCAGTTTGGGGGCCTGA
- a CDS encoding ATP-binding protein has product MTPHLIPAWELPVLDLRRCNACGLCVIVCPTQCLRGSRLGPWLIRPLDCLACAACVVVCPKNALQMVNLSDVEEPLP; this is encoded by the coding sequence ATGACTCCTCACCTGATCCCGGCGTGGGAGTTGCCTGTGTTGGATCTCCGGCGGTGTAACGCGTGTGGCTTGTGCGTGATAGTCTGCCCCACTCAATGCCTGCGCGGCAGTCGCCTAGGACCGTGGTTGATCCGACCGCTGGATTGTCTCGCCTGCGCAGCCTGCGTTGTAGTGTGTCCGAAGAATGCTCTGCAAATGGTTAATCTCTCTGATGTCGAGGAACCTTTACCTTAG
- a CDS encoding TIGR03000 domain-containing protein, protein MRTHRGFTGLILAGLVLGWAVIFGSTTLTAQGSPSFTPQDKKQEGKTGDKKTEVKKVKSKIIVKVPDEDAELKIEGKLTKPTGLVREFVTPEIEEGKAYIYEFTVIWRPNNYTELTRTKVVNFKGGDLIQVDLSKPDPNNPDKAKVRWVPTPDDIVAEMVKLAGVKKGDVVYEPGPGDGRVLIACVKSGADKAVGIELDPKKAEEARANAKKAGVEDKVEIRVGDALQVKDYGNATVIMLYMGDEFNNLLRPLLEKQLKPGTRIVSHRFTMGDWKPDKTITVMGQDGDEYVLHLWIVKKPQETPPPENKK, encoded by the coding sequence ATGCGTACACACCGTGGGTTCACCGGCCTGATTCTGGCTGGATTGGTGCTGGGTTGGGCTGTTATCTTCGGCTCCACCACCTTGACAGCGCAGGGTTCCCCCAGCTTCACCCCTCAGGACAAAAAACAAGAGGGCAAGACAGGCGATAAGAAAACGGAAGTAAAGAAGGTCAAATCGAAAATCATCGTCAAGGTGCCCGATGAGGATGCTGAACTGAAGATCGAAGGAAAATTGACCAAACCGACAGGATTGGTCCGCGAGTTTGTAACGCCAGAAATTGAGGAAGGCAAAGCGTATATCTACGAGTTTACAGTCATCTGGCGGCCCAATAACTACACAGAGCTGACCCGCACGAAGGTGGTCAATTTTAAGGGTGGGGACCTCATTCAGGTGGATTTGAGCAAGCCGGATCCCAACAATCCGGATAAAGCCAAAGTGCGTTGGGTTCCTACACCCGATGACATTGTGGCAGAGATGGTCAAACTCGCGGGGGTTAAGAAGGGAGACGTTGTGTATGAGCCAGGGCCAGGGGATGGGCGCGTTCTCATCGCCTGTGTCAAGAGCGGTGCCGATAAGGCCGTTGGCATTGAATTGGATCCGAAAAAGGCCGAGGAAGCGCGAGCCAATGCCAAAAAGGCAGGTGTAGAAGACAAAGTGGAAATCCGTGTCGGCGATGCCCTGCAAGTCAAAGACTACGGCAATGCCACGGTCATCATGTTGTATATGGGCGATGAGTTCAATAATCTGTTACGCCCCCTCTTGGAAAAACAACTCAAGCCGGGCACGCGGATTGTTTCCCACCGCTTTACGATGGGAGATTGGAAACCGGATAAGACCATCACTGTCATGGGACAGGATGGCGATGAGTATGTCCTTCACCTATGGATCGTCAAGAAACCGCAAGAAACGCCTCCTCCCGAAAACAAAAAATAG
- the panB gene encoding 3-methyl-2-oxobutanoate hydroxymethyltransferase, with amino-acid sequence MSSPLTSRPVTVPDFRAAKGQGRKLVVVTAYDYTSAYWCDAAGVDAILVGDSLGMVVQGHSTALPVTLGQMIYHTRCVMRGVRQALVIADLPFLSYQISPAQAVRSAGKLLKSSGAQAVKLEGGVRTAPMIRACVQAGIPVMGHVGLTPQSVHQLGGFRVQRDRDALLADAQAIVEAGVFAVVLESIPAALAAEITAAIPVPTIGIGAGSQCDGQVLVFHDLLGLYPDFQPKFVKRYADLGNTIKAAIETFCHDVRSGAFPTPQHSFR; translated from the coding sequence ATGAGTTCCCCTCTTACCTCTCGTCCAGTCACCGTTCCGGACTTCCGCGCAGCCAAAGGACAAGGGCGTAAACTAGTAGTCGTCACGGCTTATGATTATACCTCCGCCTACTGGTGCGATGCGGCAGGGGTAGACGCCATTTTAGTGGGCGACTCATTGGGCATGGTGGTGCAAGGCCACTCCACGGCGCTACCCGTTACTCTCGGGCAGATGATTTATCATACTCGCTGTGTGATGCGGGGGGTTCGTCAAGCATTGGTCATCGCTGATCTTCCCTTTCTCAGCTATCAGATCAGCCCAGCCCAAGCCGTGCGAAGTGCCGGCAAACTCCTCAAGTCCAGCGGTGCTCAGGCTGTGAAGCTGGAAGGCGGCGTCCGCACAGCACCTATGATCCGCGCCTGTGTGCAAGCCGGTATTCCTGTGATGGGTCATGTGGGGCTGACACCGCAGTCCGTCCATCAGTTGGGGGGCTTTCGCGTCCAGCGTGATCGGGACGCACTCTTAGCGGATGCTCAAGCCATCGTTGAGGCAGGCGTCTTTGCCGTCGTTCTGGAAAGTATCCCCGCCGCTCTCGCTGCTGAAATCACAGCCGCTATTCCTGTCCCAACGATTGGCATCGGAGCAGGATCCCAATGCGATGGCCAGGTCCTCGTCTTCCACGATTTGCTGGGATTGTACCCTGATTTTCAACCCAAATTCGTCAAACGCTATGCCGACTTGGGTAACACGATCAAAGCCGCGATCGAAACTTTCTGCCATGATGTCCGTAGTGGGGCTTTCCCTACTCCCCAACACTCTTTCCGGTGA
- the prmC gene encoding peptide chain release factor N(5)-glutamine methyltransferase, which produces MADSSPLAPASSSTPTPTTPGETVWTIQALLTWTTDYLTRKGVESPRTEAQLLLAHVLGCKRVDLLVRYDEVPGENHRRQYRELIQRRVAGWPTAYLIGSRDFYLLTFEVTPAVLIPRPDTETLVLEALKILKPMKAPRVWDIGTGSGCIAVSIAHQKKDAQVTASDISPDALEVAQRNALRHGVAERVRFLCGDLAAPIPPGEVFDLIVSNPPYVAQGELAQLAPEVRDHEPRIALDGGADGLAFYRRLAGSVAPYLALGGCMLLEIGAGQESAVQNIFADFPQWQVGPTFKDMAGHPRVVAFRRQA; this is translated from the coding sequence ATGGCTGATTCCTCGCCATTAGCTCCAGCTTCCTCGTCAACTCCCACGCCGACGACCCCCGGTGAAACAGTCTGGACTATCCAGGCCTTACTGACCTGGACGACTGACTATCTGACCCGCAAGGGGGTGGAATCGCCGCGGACGGAGGCTCAGCTTCTGCTAGCCCATGTTCTGGGCTGCAAACGTGTAGACCTGCTGGTGCGCTACGACGAGGTGCCCGGAGAAAATCACCGCCGTCAATATCGGGAACTGATCCAGCGGCGGGTGGCAGGTTGGCCTACAGCTTATCTCATCGGAAGTCGCGATTTTTATCTGCTGACCTTCGAGGTGACGCCCGCTGTACTGATCCCTCGACCCGATACGGAAACTTTGGTGCTGGAAGCCCTCAAAATCCTCAAGCCGATGAAGGCGCCCCGTGTCTGGGATATCGGTACAGGTTCGGGATGTATCGCGGTGAGTATTGCTCATCAGAAAAAGGATGCGCAGGTCACGGCAAGCGATATTTCGCCGGATGCCCTGGAGGTCGCACAGCGCAATGCACTGCGTCACGGTGTGGCCGAGCGAGTTCGTTTCCTCTGCGGGGATCTGGCGGCGCCAATTCCGCCGGGTGAGGTGTTTGATCTAATTGTGAGTAATCCGCCCTATGTGGCCCAAGGTGAGCTGGCACAACTCGCCCCGGAAGTGCGCGACCATGAACCGCGGATCGCCCTTGATGGAGGAGCCGACGGCTTGGCGTTCTATCGCCGCCTCGCCGGAAGTGTTGCACCGTACCTAGCCCTCGGGGGTTGCATGCTTCTGGAAATTGGTGCCGGACAGGAGAGCGCGGTCCAAAACATCTTCGCTGATTTCCCTCAATGGCAGGTGGGGCCGACCTTCAAAGATATGGCAGGTCATCCGCGGGTGGTGGCTTTCCGCCGACAGGCATGA
- a CDS encoding sigma 54-interacting transcriptional regulator gives MSEPEDTRGGQAGDQGKFAWRAFFQQTTRPLFVLGSSRRIRFVNAAWEELTGQKAEAVRGLVCSRRRHSTALAAALAPTPEALAGRPDRVRRPAPHARPGTQWWDIHFLPLPSAQGLYGWLGSIEVIGEKATGATRKLPAFLAEIRARHADAFRWEGLEGDETRLQLWVSQLRHAAAVEAPLWLVGPAGSGKETTARIVHSYSPRRLAAFVALDCAGLQPYLVEALLFAPGNVLEGGHAGTIYLKSPQLLPRDLQQQIAELAQNLAGSVRWMVGTDRPALELTTAGLILPELATTLAILEIHIPPLSVRWPCLSHWLQSWCARSHVSEEVVELLQAWPWQRGLRELRQVLEQAHLRAQDQPLQREHLPLALRLHAEHAPVVQQPIPLPSLDTILQAVERQLIELALRQCRYNQTAAAERLGIPRNRLLRRIEALGLSVPPETPKS, from the coding sequence ATGTCAGAGCCGGAGGATACAAGGGGAGGGCAAGCGGGGGATCAAGGCAAATTTGCGTGGCGGGCCTTTTTTCAGCAGACGACACGACCGTTGTTCGTGCTCGGCTCCTCGCGGCGCATCCGTTTTGTGAATGCAGCATGGGAAGAGCTGACGGGCCAGAAGGCAGAAGCAGTCCGCGGTTTGGTATGTAGCCGCCGGCGACATAGTACAGCTCTGGCCGCAGCTTTGGCCCCGACTCCTGAAGCTTTAGCAGGTCGGCCAGACCGTGTCCGCCGTCCGGCTCCCCACGCTCGACCGGGCACGCAATGGTGGGACATTCATTTTCTGCCCCTCCCTTCTGCCCAGGGCCTCTACGGCTGGCTGGGGTCCATTGAGGTCATCGGGGAAAAAGCAACGGGAGCAACCCGCAAACTTCCGGCTTTCCTGGCTGAGATCCGAGCGCGGCACGCTGACGCCTTCCGTTGGGAGGGACTGGAGGGAGACGAAACACGCCTCCAGCTTTGGGTGTCGCAATTGCGGCATGCCGCGGCAGTCGAGGCTCCGTTGTGGCTGGTGGGACCGGCGGGGAGCGGAAAGGAAACCACCGCTCGGATCGTCCATTCCTACAGCCCTCGGCGTTTGGCTGCATTTGTGGCTCTAGACTGTGCGGGCTTGCAACCTTACTTGGTGGAAGCTCTCCTGTTCGCTCCTGGAAATGTCCTAGAGGGAGGACACGCTGGGACGATTTACCTGAAATCCCCTCAGTTATTGCCCCGCGATTTACAGCAACAGATTGCTGAACTGGCCCAGAATCTCGCGGGGTCTGTCCGTTGGATGGTCGGCACTGACCGTCCTGCCCTGGAGCTTACAACCGCAGGACTAATTCTGCCGGAACTGGCAACCACCCTAGCTATACTCGAAATCCATATTCCCCCACTCTCGGTTCGCTGGCCTTGCTTGAGCCATTGGCTGCAAAGCTGGTGTGCACGCTCTCATGTGAGTGAGGAAGTGGTGGAACTGTTGCAGGCGTGGCCTTGGCAGCGCGGATTGCGGGAATTACGTCAGGTCCTTGAGCAAGCGCATCTCCGCGCGCAAGACCAACCTCTTCAACGAGAGCATCTTCCTTTAGCTTTGCGCTTGCATGCTGAACATGCTCCCGTTGTCCAGCAGCCGATTCCCTTGCCCTCCTTGGATACGATCCTGCAAGCTGTTGAGAGACAGTTGATTGAATTGGCATTGCGCCAATGCCGCTACAATCAGACCGCGGCTGCGGAACGCTTGGGCATTCCCCGCAATCGCCTCCTGCGGCGGATCGAAGCCCTAGGCTTATCAGTGCCGCCTGAGACTCCGAAGTCATAG
- a CDS encoding type B 50S ribosomal protein L31, with amino-acid sequence MKKGIHPQNYRPVVFQDASANFAFLTRSCVETEETIVWTDGKEYPLYRLEISSASHPFFTGKMKFVDTTGRVQKFQDKYKNARYARGKGPSEGEKS; translated from the coding sequence ATGAAGAAGGGAATTCATCCCCAGAATTATCGGCCCGTGGTCTTTCAGGATGCCTCGGCCAACTTCGCCTTTCTGACTCGGTCGTGCGTCGAGACCGAGGAAACGATTGTTTGGACGGATGGGAAGGAGTATCCTCTCTATCGTTTGGAAATCTCCAGCGCTAGCCATCCGTTTTTCACAGGCAAAATGAAGTTTGTGGATACCACGGGACGAGTGCAGAAATTCCAGGACAAGTACAAGAACGCCCGCTATGCCCGTGGCAAAGGCCCCAGCGAAGGGGAAAAGAGCTAA
- a CDS encoding thiol-disulfide oxidoreductase DCC family protein: MASSLVTRSETRIEADEGRSHDPAARRAIVLYDGQCPLCRATVRLLQRLDWLRQLHFQDCRRVDEWPPAPVPLSLDRLLEEMHVITPDRRRVYAGYRAFRWIAWRLPLLIPWAPWLYLPGVPWVGQRLYRWVARHRYQLVPCHNGMCQVVPPQSSPPS; this comes from the coding sequence ATGGCTTCCTCTCTTGTTACCCGATCAGAGACTCGGATAGAGGCAGACGAAGGCCGATCTCATGATCCTGCGGCGCGGCGTGCTATCGTCCTGTACGATGGCCAATGTCCCCTTTGCCGGGCGACGGTCCGGTTGTTGCAGCGTCTCGACTGGTTACGACAGCTACACTTTCAGGATTGCCGCCGGGTAGATGAATGGCCGCCTGCCCCTGTGCCTCTCTCCCTCGATCGCCTCCTCGAAGAGATGCATGTGATTACTCCGGATCGACGGCGTGTTTATGCGGGATACCGTGCCTTTCGTTGGATCGCCTGGCGACTGCCCTTGCTCATACCTTGGGCGCCGTGGCTATACCTTCCCGGTGTCCCCTGGGTAGGTCAGCGCCTGTATCGATGGGTGGCTCGACATCGTTACCAACTCGTTCCTTGCCATAACGGGATGTGCCAAGTGGTTCCCCCTCAATCATCACCTCCATCCTGA
- the rnr gene encoding ribonuclease R — translation MSTNDLATRILQVITAANYTPLKAKALFSRLKLGGEAYAAFRKTLKRLVQTGQVVIGRGHTIRPAEPFATVVGIYRRVPTGHGYVRPHAVDGTPQAADIFIRADRALDAATGDEVLVRVLRPASKTRDASGEIVQVLERATRTFVGTYFEREGQGFVRVDGNVFTHSVSVGDAGAKGAKAGDKVVVEMLRFPTPEERGEGVITEVLGPLHQPGVDTLTVIRAFGLPDTFPAEVLAEARQVASQFEDMPLQGREDFTHELVVTIDPPDAKDFDDAVSVSVDPKSRHWILSVHIADVGAFVKAGGALDQEARRRGTSVYLPQKVLPMFPEVLSNGLASLQEGKVRWVKTVRLEYTPHLQKGSVTFHNAVIRNRRRFTYDQVQAVLDELERREQAGWPPARVIAEPVGQVEVELVALIRRMRDLARLLRKKRLRRGALELEMPETVLEYDDQGRICGAHYATHTFSHRIIEEFMLAANEAVAEHLTAHGVLFLRRVHPPPQEDKLAAFAQFAALLGYPLRRPQDRFELQRVLQETADKPERAALHYALLRSLKQAVYSPIAEEHYALALRHYCHFTSPIRRYPDLQVHRQLDRLLRRKKPVAQKDELIALGDHCSKMERRAELAERELVKLKVLTYLSERIGERFDAVITGVADYGFYAQAEKFPAEGLVHISSLVDDYYWYDADSYTLQGQRTGRRFRLGDRVRVEVARVDLVRRLLDFRLAGDLDESPRKASHRKWPRLGRSPRHFRRGDDEQD, via the coding sequence ATGAGTACCAATGACCTAGCAACTCGCATTCTTCAGGTAATTACGGCGGCCAATTATACTCCGCTCAAAGCCAAGGCTCTTTTTTCCCGCTTGAAGTTGGGAGGTGAGGCGTATGCCGCATTTCGCAAGACGCTCAAGCGGCTGGTCCAAACAGGCCAGGTGGTAATAGGCCGCGGGCATACCATCCGTCCGGCAGAGCCGTTTGCAACCGTGGTGGGGATTTATCGCCGCGTCCCGACGGGTCATGGTTATGTACGCCCTCACGCTGTGGATGGTACGCCCCAAGCTGCCGACATTTTCATCCGTGCGGATCGCGCTTTGGATGCTGCCACAGGCGACGAGGTTCTGGTGCGTGTCCTGCGGCCAGCCAGCAAGACACGCGATGCCTCCGGAGAAATTGTTCAGGTCCTGGAACGGGCCACACGGACTTTTGTCGGTACTTACTTCGAGCGGGAAGGGCAAGGGTTCGTGCGGGTCGATGGCAATGTCTTTACGCATAGCGTATCCGTCGGGGATGCTGGAGCCAAAGGAGCCAAAGCTGGCGATAAGGTCGTGGTAGAAATGCTCCGTTTTCCCACACCGGAAGAGCGCGGGGAAGGGGTCATCACGGAGGTCCTGGGTCCTTTACATCAGCCCGGTGTGGATACGCTGACAGTGATCCGGGCGTTTGGGTTGCCCGACACCTTTCCAGCCGAGGTGCTGGCGGAAGCCCGGCAAGTCGCCTCGCAGTTCGAGGATATGCCATTGCAGGGCCGTGAGGACTTCACCCACGAGCTGGTGGTCACTATTGACCCCCCTGATGCCAAGGACTTTGACGATGCTGTTAGTGTCAGTGTGGATCCAAAGAGCCGGCATTGGATACTGTCCGTGCACATCGCAGATGTCGGGGCCTTTGTCAAAGCAGGAGGTGCCCTGGATCAGGAAGCCCGGCGGCGAGGAACCAGCGTTTACCTTCCCCAAAAAGTCCTGCCTATGTTTCCGGAAGTCTTGTCCAACGGCTTGGCCTCATTACAGGAAGGGAAAGTCCGGTGGGTCAAGACGGTGCGCTTGGAGTACACCCCTCACTTGCAGAAAGGAAGTGTGACGTTTCACAATGCGGTAATCCGCAATCGCCGCCGGTTTACTTACGATCAAGTCCAAGCGGTCCTGGACGAATTGGAGCGGCGCGAACAGGCAGGCTGGCCACCGGCGCGAGTGATTGCAGAACCGGTGGGCCAAGTCGAGGTGGAGTTGGTGGCTTTGATCCGCCGCATGCGAGACTTGGCTCGCTTACTGCGGAAAAAGCGGCTGCGCCGGGGAGCGCTGGAGCTGGAAATGCCGGAGACTGTGCTGGAATACGATGATCAGGGACGAATCTGTGGCGCTCACTACGCTACCCACACCTTCAGCCACCGGATCATCGAGGAGTTCATGTTGGCGGCGAACGAGGCAGTGGCCGAGCATCTGACGGCCCATGGGGTGCTCTTCTTGCGCCGGGTTCACCCTCCGCCACAAGAGGATAAATTGGCGGCATTCGCCCAATTCGCCGCCTTGCTTGGTTATCCCCTCCGCCGGCCCCAGGATCGCTTCGAGTTGCAACGGGTCCTGCAAGAAACCGCCGACAAGCCGGAACGTGCCGCCTTGCACTATGCCCTCCTCCGCAGCCTCAAACAAGCGGTTTATTCCCCCATTGCCGAGGAACATTACGCCTTGGCCCTCCGTCACTATTGCCACTTCACCTCGCCCATCCGCCGTTACCCGGATTTGCAAGTCCATCGTCAGCTCGACCGCTTGCTCCGCCGCAAGAAACCTGTGGCACAAAAGGATGAACTGATCGCCCTCGGTGATCATTGCTCCAAAATGGAGCGCCGAGCTGAGTTGGCGGAGCGAGAACTTGTCAAGCTCAAGGTGCTGACCTATCTCAGCGAACGGATCGGCGAACGCTTTGACGCCGTCATTACTGGGGTGGCCGATTACGGCTTCTATGCCCAGGCAGAAAAATTCCCTGCCGAAGGGTTGGTGCACATCTCCTCGCTGGTGGACGACTACTACTGGTACGATGCCGACAGCTACACTTTGCAGGGGCAGCGTACCGGCCGCCGCTTTCGATTGGGAGATCGCGTCCGTGTCGAAGTGGCCCGCGTGGACTTGGTCCGGCGACTGTTGGATTTCCGCTTGGCCGGCGATTTGGACGAATCACCCCGGAAAGCCTCTCATCGAAAATGGCCGCGCTTGGGGCGATCGCCCCGCCATTTCCGCAGAGGGGACGATGAACAGGATTGA